The genomic interval CGCGCCGACGCGCAGTTGGTGCTGCGATTTCCGGCGCCGATGTCCGGATGGTTCTTCGACGCCGCAACCGGCGAAGCGTTGCAGGAGGTGACGGTCAGGGCCAGCGCGGCCACCGATCCGCCGGCCAGCCTGTACCCGCCCGCCGGCCGCGCGGACCTTCTTCTCGACCTGCGCCCGCAAGCGTCCGAACCATGACGAAGGCTCCGGTGGGGAGCGTTCTGATCGACTTCGAACTGCTGGTCCTTCAGGCGAACATCCCGGTGGCGATTCTTCCCAGGTCCTGAATCGTGGCGTAGACCATCAGGGCCAGGACGAACGCCCAGCCCATGAGAGTGACCGGCGTCTGCAGGCGCGTGAGCGGCCGATAGACCTTCTCGAGCAGGCAGAACAGTATGCGGCCGCCATCCAGGGGAGGCAGCGGCAACAGGTTCAGCACCGCCAGGTTCAGGTTGATCCACACCGAGAAAGTCAGTAGCCCGACGGCGGTCGATCCGAACTCGGCGCCGCCGATCGCCACGATACCGACGATTCCGCTGATCTGGCTGGGATCGACGAAGAGGGTCGACACCGCGAACGCCAACAGTTGCAGGCTGCTCCACAACTGCGTCGTCGCGAAGACCGCCACCTTCGCCGGACTCAATCCGAATTCGACGACACCGAGTGCGAGCAGGCCAAAGAAGGCAGCGACGACGTTGGCGATGGGCCCGCCCATGGCGAACAGAATGCGACTGGCGGTCGGCCGCCGGCGGAACTCCCGTTCATCGAGGGCCGGCAGGACGTATCCGCCCAGCGGTACGGCCGAGATCCGGTAGAGGGTCCCTCCCCAGCGCCGGCCGGCCAACTTGCGTCCGAACCCGATGGAGAACTCCGCGATCGGAATCCTGCACAGCTTCGCCGCCAACAAGTGGCCGAACTCGTGTACGGCGATCAACGCGCCCAGAATGAGGACTACCAGCAAGTAGGACAGCATCCTCCGAGTATGTCACACCCCCTCTAGTGGAACCGCACCGAGTAGTTCAACCGGACGCCGCGACCCATCTCGGGGGCTAGATCCTTGATGAACGACGTGTGGTTGCGATAGAGCGCGTTCGTCAGGTTGTAGCCCGTGAACGACAGGATGTGCGCCGTGTACTGCCGTGGCCAGACGTACGACGCCCGCAGATTGACCACGGAATAGCCTTCGGTCTCGGTCTCGCCCCTGAACACGTCGGCCTGCCGCCCCGCGAACTCCACCTGCGGGCTCAGCGTGAACCCACCGTAGGGGATATCGAGGTTCACCGTGCCTCGCAGCGGCGGAATCCGTGGCAGCGCGTCGTTGGTCGTCGTCAGCCGCGCGTCGACGTACCCGAGGCCGAGTGTCAGCCAGGTCCGTCCAGCGAGACGGGTGCTGCCCCGCGCGTCGAAACCGGTGAAGCGGCTGTCGCCCTGCAGGTAGTTGAACACCGGCAGGTTATCGATCACCAGCCCGCTGTGG from Acidobacteriota bacterium carries:
- a CDS encoding site-2 protease family protein, producing MLSYLLVVLILGALIAVHEFGHLLAAKLCRIPIAEFSIGFGRKLAGRRWGGTLYRISAVPLGGYVLPALDEREFRRRPTASRILFAMGGPIANVVAAFFGLLALGVVEFGLSPAKVAVFATTQLWSSLQLLAFAVSTLFVDPSQISGIVGIVAIGGAEFGSTAVGLLTFSVWINLNLAVLNLLPLPPLDGGRILFCLLEKVYRPLTRLQTPVTLMGWAFVLALMVYATIQDLGRIATGMFA
- a CDS encoding TonB-dependent receptor, with protein sequence MGASASVGIHAELGAGNALVANVTRSYRAPAIEELYNFGAHVGTLSFDVGNPDLDPESTVGLDLSLRHRSDRVRADLNFFVYNIDNFIFGNHSGLVIDNLPVFNYLQGDSRFTGFDARGSTRLAGRTWLTLGLGYVDARLTTTNDALPRIPPLRGTVNLDIPYGGFTLSPQVEFAGRQADVFRGETETEGYSVVNLRASYVWPRQYTAHILSFTGYNLTNALYRNHTSFIKDLAPEMGRGVRLNYSVRFH